The Penaeus vannamei isolate JL-2024 chromosome 15, ASM4276789v1, whole genome shotgun sequence genomic interval tgcgttagccgTACGCATTTTAGTTGGCATGTATGGAAATATTTTGCACAGTGTTGTGTAAAAAATACaggaatatagatgaataaatagagatagatggatagataatgatagatagatagatgaatatatagataagtaattgAAAAtcgaatataaaaatataaaacgaaataaataatgtTGAATATACAatagaataaatacaaaatatgaaatgatgataagtaaAATGGAACACCAGTGATTAATAAAAAAGCAGCTCGATAGATTTGTCTAAAGATTTTTAATTCAAATTAATCCATTATTCATGCACAAGCATTATATTTCAGGAAAGGACGCTTCGAACggttataaaaaaataactaatgaaTATACCCGAGGACTCAGAAAAACATCGTCTATAAAAGAATAAATTTTGCAACTGGACAAAaggtaacagtaatatcaatgcaTCTTATAAATAAATTCATCCGAATTAATACAATCCTTCCAATACCTTTCTACGCAACGGCAATACTTGTGTCGTCctaatttcattttaaaaaatatgcAAATCTGATCTTTAATAATGGTCATCACTCTTCCCCGCTGCCGATAACACACATTTCCCGAAATTACAAATAATACCCTTACCACATACTAACTGCCGCTGCGTCGACTTGGCCTCCAGCAATCAAAAATGTGAATCACAGCGTCATTGAGTACACAAAACTCCCATCAATTCTCATCATGTAAACGACAGAGTCCTCTCCCATCTCTGTGCATACACGACACCTCTCAACAAGCGCTGTGTACACATGCACTGCATTTTCTAACCATCGCCGTGTACCTAACCACTAAATATTGCCATCATGTGCCAGTGGTCTCTTAAATCGACACTTTTCACGTGTACACGAATTTACGAATATTCACTTGTAAATTCAATTATCGGCTATGAATAAGTGACGGGAATGAATAAACCAGAGGGTCACTAGTGTATGGCATATTCCAAGTCCGAGGATCACGCGTTAAACTGGCAACCATTTCGGTGACGTCGGCCGAAGACGCGGCTTTTGTTTTCGGTGAATATTATTTATGGTGTAAATAATGCATTCTTTTGCTTTGTCCGAAAAAGGAAGAATGGTCCATAATAGAATTTCATGTGTAAAATATTGCTGATGATTAAGATTTAATTGATGTTTCATTGTCTTGTCACTGCATATGCAACGTGTTTCGACGCCGCTCGTCTCAGGTAACCTACGGCATGCGAACATCACCCTAAAGGACGTGCggatattttgttttatcaacGAAATATTTCTGAATTTTATATGAATTCTTATAATAGCTGTGAAAAACATATTCTTAAATTTCCGTCTAAACTAATATAGAAAACAAAACTTGAGGTCGGCgacgagagtgtgtgtgcgtatgtttgtgtgcggcTGGGCACCACCAGGTGGCTCTGGCGCAGCGCGAGGGTCCTCCGACAGGTCGACGCTCAGACCGGGTTCAGCCATCGTGCGAGTAGGAGCATTGTGCgctttccccctaccctcacgCACTCgctgttcgcgcgtgtgtgtttcgAGTGCTACTTGTGGGTTTACCGTGCGTTGTCATCTGTTATATATTATtggatatatatctgcatatgcagTGCTTGTCATGCCAATATAAAGTGTTTCTCTGATACTGATTTGGGAATCGAAAGTGATCACTGAGATCTTATATGATGTGAATTTTTACGTACCGTGCTAAAAGTCGCTGTGTGTGAACCTTCCTTTCCGGTTCTGTAATTGGCCCAGGAGTGTCGGATACTCCAGTCATTAGTGCTTGGTAAAGTCATGAGTGGTGAAGCGAAAGATATTTGAGATCTGTACGAAGATTATTGATTCGGAGGTAGTGAAGTCGCAGACAGGTAGGTTAACACACCGACAGTCGCCAGTCGCACTCAAAGTCGTGTTTGTCGCTTACGCTCCACTTGACCTATCATTCCTCCGCACTTCTTCGGCTGGACGAAGTATCTCTCAGACCGAGCTCATGATAATTCCCTTTGCCTCCCTTCTTCCAATAATGACCTCAAGCCAATGAGTGTTTTTTGAAGTCTTAAAAATTTGGTGTTTCAGAAGTGTTTTTCCAGTGGCAATTTCGACAAGTGTTTCCAAACGGAGAATCTTAAAGTGTTCGGTGCCCAGGCATTCGTGTTCTTGATTATtgtaaagataaatgaaataattcaATCAGGTGGTCGACTGCAATCACCTTGAGAGTGTTGTGTGCTTAATTAATATTTCCAAgtggtgataaaaaaaatatatatatccatatatttctgGTGGATAAATACTCCTTGCAGCTTACTTGCAAGAGATTGTATTTTTTACCAGTTACATAAATGATCAACTAAGATCAAAATAAGCCCAAAGGAAAAAAAGCCTCACCATAAAAAATCTGTTACTGGTGCGTGCCGTTTGAAGTGAGACCCGCCAGTTCCATCCACAGGTTCTCAAGCATCACACACATCCTTTATACAGTGAAAATGCCGTGGTTTGAGCTCTTTCTGCTCTTCTTGGCAGTGATGAAGTCACTGCCCCTTGAAGTTGTGTGCAACACGCTGCCTGACATCTACTGGAACTCCTCCAACCCAATGTGAGTATATTAACTCTTTGGTTGCTGTTTTATATGCTCTTGCATGTAAATAATTGgcctaagaagagagagagaaaaaaaactaaatagctCTGGGATCCCGTAGAGTCCAGACATTGTTTATATTACATGTGCTTAAAAAAATGCAGATCTAATTGCTATGTGCAATATGCGTAACGATTTCCCGAAAGAAAATTTTACAAGTCAAATCTTTACAATTATTCTCAGCCTTTAACCTTACAAAAACGTAGCTCAGTGAAATGATAATGTCCTTAAGAAATAAAAGGGTATGAAAACGGGCCGGATTTAAAAATTAGTTTGAGTTTAGTTGCTGCCGCTTACACACGGCAGTCAGGAAGGTTAAAGGTGGTAGGCAGGTCGacctgtgtgtacgcgtgtgctcGGCCTGCATAcacatcccttttctctcttactttaaaaaaaacaattattgcTTTGTCACCATATATCTTTTGTTCGACATTGCGTTTTTTCGTTGCGGGCATTTTCATTTATGGAATGTCAGTGACTAAATCTTGTGTCTAAATGCTCTGATTGATAAATGTTTTCACGGATTTAAGCAACTAGGTTTCATCACATTCACGGCCTGTCTGTAACAGTAATTGCTATGGAACATGCGGGAAAAAAGAGTAATATACCATCGTATGGTTGTCTGTTATCTGTCTTTCCCAAAGTAACGCTTTGAAAACATCTGATGTCCCATATTTTTCTTACGCCGCTTATCAGAAGACGCTCATTTATTTGAGGAATGGATCGTAATGCGTTCAAGAGACGAAATCAGCCTCAGTTTAATCACAGGCATTTTAATTATAGGCTCTAAATCCGGCAGTCGGCGCAGTTGAACGCATTCCATGGTTAATAAGAGATGCGGATACTTTGGTCCTAGATGGAGATCAAGAGTGGAAGTATTCCGTAGATTATTTTTGAAGAGCGTTCTCTGTCGCACCGCTTctcaaatagaaaaaaggaagaaattatgaATGCTGCGCCGAAAGCCATTTTTCCTGGTAacagttatgtatgtgtgtgtgtgtgtgttacatatgaatatgtgtatatatatatatatatatatatatatatatatatattataatatatgcatatgtacatatatacttatatacatatatatatatatatatatatatatatatatatatttatatatatatacatatatacatatatatatatatgtatatatataatatatatatatatataatatatatatatacacatacatatatgtactgtttatgtgtgtataaatgtaagtatgcatgtgtgtgtgtgtgtgtgcgtgtgtgtgtgtgtgtgtgtgtgtgcgtgtgtgtacaattgTATGTCGCTGATAATAGAACTTCGTCATCATTTATGGCATAGAAGGTAATTACTGTACTAACAGCAATACTCGCCACCAATGGCAGTAATGAAAtcattgcttgtgtgtgtgatgctGCTGGAAAGTGTGTTGATAATGTGTTGATGTTACGAGGGATAAAAAGATCTTAAAGCGTTATTAAATGCTTTGCCGGATtaattatcgtaatcattgtAAAAAAAGAATTGTAGATGAGAGTGAGTATACTAAGAGTAATGGATTAATGTCAGTAATGAAGATGCGTTAACAGGATGACATAATTCAGATGATTTATCCAATCGAAATAGCcgaaatgattaaaaaaacagcAGTATGGGCCGTGTTTGTGTCAatgttatttattgtcattattactgttgcaattgctgtcactgtttttattattgatattggtattttTCAATTCAtgtaattagcattattaatatttttgttcacattattataattattgttattgtaatttttcatattgtaattgtaattggcATCATTcaaattagtattgttattatctattattcattttattaatatcatcgttgttattgttgttgttattgttgttatcatcactatcatcatcattattattactatgatcgttgctattattattgtaatgattattatcgttattcatattatcatcataatgataatgactattattatcattattattattattattatgattattattattattattattattactgttatcattattattgttattgatatgattatcataataatagtgatgacaaaaaaataattattactataattcttattattactattattataataatgatagcgataataatattgattattattattgccattttcattcatttcatcattatttcattttatatcgttgtcattattattactattattattaccactattattatagttgctgctgttattattattgttgttatcatcatcatcattattaatcttatttttaatattattatcatggtcatcattatcattatcatcattttattattattactttttattattttatttttattataattttcattgtaattatcattatcatatttattgtaataataacagtaatgataatgataatagaaataataataatgacaataatgataataatgataatgataataatctattattgctattgctatcatcattatcgttgttgttatttttcattattattattattattacgaatatcattataaatataattgatattatcattattattactattatcatcatcagtaatataattgtcactatcatcaccatcatcattattattgctattattattaccactaatattatcatcataattatcattattatttatattttttgttattgttattgttgttgttgttttattatagttatccttatcatcattacaaatattatcattattattattattattattattattattattattattattattattattattattgcttttattattattattattattattattattattattattattattattattattattattattattattattattattattgcttttattattattattattattattattattattattattattattattattattgcttttattattattattttattattattgttattattattattatagttattgttattattattattatagttattgttattattatcattattagtattatgtcattataattccagtgataataatgattattattatgatgatcattattattgttattattattattattattgttattattattgttattattattattgttattattattgttattattattattattattaatatcattattattattattactattattattattattattattattattattattgttactattattattaatgttatcaccattattattgtcatatatttgttatcattattattaccactattactgctgtcattactattatcgttgttattattatagttattatttttaatgtttttattattattggttttgttgttattgttataatttattattattattattgtcgatattatcaatatcgttatgatTGCTATTTCTAGAATGATTATTATTGcgcttatttttgttattattgttattattttgttattgttattattattattattattattattattattattattattattataattactataattttttttatcattattgttattgttatcatgattatcattataattgttattatctttctttttgttattattattagtgttttattattgttattgattttgattttactgttattatcattattgccattattaatgttgtcattgttattattattatgtttattactataattgttatttatattattattattattattattattattattattattattattattattattattattattattattattattattattattattattattattattattattaataatattatatttttgtttttattattattattaggattaaaagtattattagctttattttcatctttattatttttcttgatattattgtttttgtcattattactataatcgttgttattgttattatcattattagtgtcctttttatttttattgttgttattatcattattattgtttttatcatcattttttattactttcacatcataatcatcatcattatcatcattttggatatgattactgttgttttcattaatgttataggTAATGCaaacattggtattattattgataatgttaatattattttaattttattattaaagtaatagtgatagtgtaattattattgtcattattttgttattattattattattattattgaggatgatgtcattatttataatattctTAGTaaatttattgttgctattgtcattatcattataattttatggttattattattattattattattgttattgttattatcattatcattattattatcattattattattgtttttgctgccagtattactatttttataattattggtatttttgttcCAATTGCCACCTATGCCATTGTTAGTATCTTTGCTGTGaaacttattattgttgttgctaaatTGTTGTTTTGAATTGTTGTGTACTGTTCCGTGAATATTTTTCATTGCtgttaaaaatgataaacatTTTGTGACATTAAATATTTTGGCTTTTATATTGTAAAATAACGAGgcacatttttattgctattgttatcatcatcattattctcattcccattactatttctgttaatatcattattattgtattgttattattgttataattagtaatttctcattaacataattctttttgttcttgtcaatattattattatcatcattatttttcctttcattattatatttctaatattattatcattattgttattgatattattattgtcattattataattattgttattattattattattattattatcattgtaattattattttttattatatacatccatatgtatgtatatttatacacacacacacacacacacacacacacacacacacacacacacacacacacacacacacacacacacacacacacacactcacacactcacacacactcacgcacatatatatatatatatatatatatatatatatatatatatatatatatattatatatatactcacgcacacacacacacacacacacacacacacacacacacacacacacacacacacacacacacacacacacacacacacacacacacatacacacacacacacacacacaccacacacacacacacacacacatatatataatatatatatatatatatatatatatataatatatatatatatatgttttatatatacatttatatatacatatatatatacatatttatatatatatatatatatatatatatatatatatatatatatgtgtgtgtgtgtgtgtgtgtgtgtgtgtgtgtgtgtgtgtatgtgtgtgtgtgtttatgtgtgtgtgtgtgtgtgtgtgtgtgtgggtatgggtgtgggtgtgggtgtacataattatatatattatattgatctatgcatctatacacacacacacatatatgtctatatatgtgtgtgtgtgtgtgtgtgtgtgtgtgtgtgtgtgtgtgtgtgtgtgtgtgtgtgtgtgtgtgtatgtatatatatatatatatatatatatatatatatatatatatatatatatataaacatagaagtGCCCAGAGAGGAGTGGAAGGTTGATGCTGGGTAATAGCCTAAGAAATCGGTTGAGGGCGACGCTGATCAGGGGACAGACCAAGGCGGAAGATGTATTTGACATTAAAAACGAGAAAGGGCAATCGACAGATCCTCTGTGCAGGAGAAAGGACGGCAGATGGACAGAAATaacaggctgggatatagataaCACAAGAAGGCTaagggccagaccaatgacaagatggcatGACGAAATAACGAACTTTGGGGGCGAAGACTGGAAGCAAAGAATGCAAGGCAAGAACgattggaaaagattgggagagccCTTCGTCCTGCAGTAGACTGAtacaggctgatgatgatatatgtgtgtgtgtgcgtgtgttgatatgtatagatatttatgtatgtatatacacgtgtatatatatatatatatatatatatatatatatatattcatacagacgtacatagataaatgtatatatcagtatattttACAAAATTGTGAACATTTTCGAATTAGAACGAAACATTTCAACACGAATAAAAAGTCACAATTCGCCTCATTCTTCGGGAGGCGTCTGCAAGACCTTTTAGCGTGAAATGTTGTCCTGTGCACAA includes:
- the LOC138864172 gene encoding uncharacterized protein, with product MLGNSLRNRLRATLIRGQTKAEDVFDIKNEKGQSTDPLCRRKDGRWTEITGWDIDNTRRLRARPMTRWHDEITNFGGEDWKQRMQGKNDWKRLGEPFVLQ